In one window of Verrucomicrobiota bacterium DNA:
- a CDS encoding class I adenylate-forming enzyme family protein, whose product MLAHSSPHQTRLQAGIRSCLLDQPARVVLRDGEHSITGGELIEKADRLAGGLDLAIGDRVAFLAPNTIEAVAVVLACYLHGLIAVPLNYRFTAAEAGHVIQKVRPSVLIGDGDRQEVLEEIVAEFPDLDTVGIGWDADLSFEELLLAEPADPEGVSEDALALILMTSGSTGEPKGVVHTHQTVWEGAHSAKEAYGYSEKDVLLVSKPISHAGGLQTQLFGGIFGKAHIVLSMRPKPSDAVTLIQKHKVTVSALLASDFLDFIEYLEDTGTHLPTVNRFVASGDAVPHDLHERFAKIFGFDPTEGCGISEVAAYFTMNPMDGTNRRGSIGIPTPRFKVRIVDDEGKDVPQGETGEIVVQSKAVTPGYWEDPERTQELFRDGWMLTGDLGHKDEDGFFWFKCRKKLLIVRRGSNISPIEVEDHLDEHPKVHASVVVGVKDRRDGEVPVAFIAPLDPEDIPTTEELTRFAAEQLASYKIPVRFLFRSELPRTATGKFDRNELHEEAVVAYVDAVSSDKNNRD is encoded by the coding sequence ATGCTCGCTCATTCCTCTCCTCACCAAACCCGACTTCAGGCGGGTATCCGGTCCTGTCTTCTCGATCAGCCTGCAAGAGTCGTTCTGCGTGACGGCGAGCATAGCATTACTGGAGGAGAGCTCATCGAAAAGGCAGATCGGCTTGCTGGTGGACTTGATTTGGCAATCGGAGACCGGGTAGCTTTTCTGGCGCCTAACACTATCGAAGCTGTTGCTGTTGTTCTTGCGTGTTACCTTCACGGACTCATTGCGGTGCCCTTGAATTACCGTTTCACGGCTGCCGAGGCAGGCCACGTGATTCAGAAAGTGCGGCCATCGGTGTTGATCGGGGACGGTGATCGACAAGAGGTTCTTGAAGAGATTGTGGCAGAATTTCCAGATCTGGACACAGTGGGGATTGGATGGGATGCGGACCTTTCGTTTGAAGAGTTGCTCCTCGCTGAACCGGCCGATCCTGAGGGAGTTTCGGAAGATGCTCTTGCACTCATTCTTATGACCTCTGGTTCCACCGGGGAGCCGAAAGGAGTCGTCCACACCCACCAGACCGTTTGGGAGGGAGCACACAGCGCGAAAGAGGCCTATGGATACTCGGAAAAAGACGTGCTCCTCGTCAGCAAACCGATCAGTCATGCCGGAGGACTGCAAACCCAGCTCTTCGGAGGAATCTTCGGAAAAGCCCATATCGTTCTTTCCATGCGTCCGAAACCTTCCGATGCGGTCACACTGATTCAGAAGCACAAGGTCACCGTCTCTGCTCTTCTCGCGAGTGACTTTCTCGATTTCATTGAGTATCTTGAGGACACCGGAACCCATCTGCCTACGGTCAATCGGTTTGTCGCCTCAGGAGACGCGGTCCCTCACGACCTCCATGAGCGATTTGCGAAGATCTTCGGGTTTGATCCCACGGAGGGTTGTGGCATTTCCGAGGTAGCCGCCTATTTCACGATGAACCCGATGGATGGAACCAATCGCCGCGGTTCTATCGGAATCCCCACCCCCCGTTTCAAGGTCCGGATCGTCGATGACGAAGGGAAGGACGTTCCTCAAGGAGAAACTGGTGAGATTGTCGTGCAATCCAAAGCAGTCACACCGGGCTACTGGGAAGACCCCGAAAGAACTCAAGAGCTTTTTCGGGATGGGTGGATGCTTACTGGCGACCTCGGGCACAAGGACGAAGATGGTTTCTTCTGGTTCAAGTGCCGTAAGAAACTCCTCATCGTCCGCAGGGGCTCAAATATCTCACCGATCGAGGTAGAAGACCATCTTGACGAGCACCCCAAAGTGCACGCTTCTGTGGTGGTCGGAGTCAAAGACAGGAGGGACGGGGAAGTCCCGGTCGCCTTTATTGCGCCTTTGGATCCTGAAGATATTCCGACCACGGAGGAGCTTACCCGCTTCGCCGCGGAACAACTAGCTTCCTACAAGATCCCCGTAAGATTTCTTTTCCGTTCTGAGTTACCGAGAACCGCTACCGGCAAGTTTGACCGAAACGAACTCCATGAGGAGGCAGTTGTAGCTTACGTAGACGCCGTTTCGTCCGACAAAAATAACCGAGACTAA